A stretch of Salvelinus alpinus chromosome 4, SLU_Salpinus.1, whole genome shotgun sequence DNA encodes these proteins:
- the LOC139573705 gene encoding brevican core protein-like isoform X3: MPGRRLEMLLSLLLCVICPLVLPSSSTPSQASDDSRLLQVTIPTTPPLSAVLGGSLTLPCLVSLSHPPPNTNGRHAVLSLPRVKWSVLSQGHETEILVARGDRVKVSEAYKDRASLLHYASSPADLTLRLDGLQYNDSGFYRCEVQQGLEDADGVAQVKVKGVVFHYRDASSRYAFTFAQARDACEEIGAHIATPEQLLAAYHSGYEQCDAGWLSDHSVRYPIQMPREGCFGDMDGHPGVRNYGLLEPDELYDVYCYVENIEGEVFHGSAPRSFTLWEAKAYCLAQGAELATTGQLYAAWNDGLNACSPGWLADGSVRYPIVTPRERCGGGEAGVRTVYRHLNQTGFPEAHTRHDTYCFRGNSNTHTESPHDYLATEPEDIGQDIVTLFEPLEEFSQVTEQVVSEEAQGSLTTLPIPEEQHPSEHIEEQGAVPGEQYPEQGAVPGEQYPEQGAVPGEQYPEQRAVPGEQYPEQGAVPGEQYPEQVAVPGEHGEEQGVVPGEHGEEQGAVTEEAYIKEDGEEQEAVPGQHREEQRVDHGEQYPDQPGEEQGAVDGPGPTVVYHEELPFPVEPQDPFTPTSFPQDLEPTEDTWQPVKEVSNPESYQPAPEEANLDSNYPVTPYDELNANPTLYPPSPETNYESGDLTTAHKDIGSPDPYQPSLESNMESGEPSIEGVPGTALEAPVPTRAYEEVDGSNDPHPMPGTTPESGKPTESQYGISEESHMQTEITQETEHYTFTSETAGSNVSGVEATTRYDSSPEEQLESGLPTPPEEDHSGDEHAIQVEHVMDTVYPSTSYDLSGGSIRPEGAIAGDVEDTSVSSTSPHEEMELFPDQSTTQPPYWENTPEYRRTNSVDHSASVLLPEEHTTSLDSLVIQTGENSGSATAESENLATLSPVEMDPYVLIPTSEYAYDPTQEQSGVTSPDSSTLDDHVEQEAGGTVDSLPEVSMGSTDQDEHTDLGSVPTDKVLRVIYDTDSSEASGVHEGMLDVTLLTSPIPITYSPPTQRSVEAEASSPGDFITFIPESSVPSGFDPLEEGLDKVEREGLGEIPEVVETTTPETASGVEGSRDEENGQEVSGEEESGQEARGDKESGQEVNGDDKSGQEASGDEKSGQEASGDEESGQEASGDEESGQEASGDEESGQEASGGKESGLKVSGDEDSDQEVSGQEGVESGLGSGSDEEHSESDESGEVSGILEPEVPYMNETVTPINGTTVNSTDESEPESSTDAPSTDMEITLLSDLSQTPLSSPTVPQESRADANLEYSGETSVTEDPDSITPLTEEPEETPSPTPTTEDYDDQTTTAAPLYPEDVDEEKLITTPTTPRFGNISDACLENPCSNGGTCVDSGSSTKCLCLPTYGGDMCQTDLEVCEPGWEKFMGFCYRHFTKRQGWEVAEQHCRMCGGHLISVMTPEEQDYINEMYREYQWTGLNDRTIEGDFRWSDGNPLLYENWYRSQPDSYFLSGEDCVVMVWHDGGRWSDVPCNYHLSYTCKKGTSFCGQPPVIANAKVFGKSRLRYETNSKVRYYCEEGFLQTQNPVIKCLSNGQWEEALITCHPALTNLAEEEQKVTMPPYQNEGVEVVDTATEKATSEFWDIKWN, translated from the exons ATGACTCCAGACTCCTACAGGTGACCATCCCTACGACCCCTCCCTTATCTGCCGTCTTGGGGGGCTCTCTTACCCTACCTTGCCTGGTGTCTCTGTCCCACCCGCCCCCCAACACGAATGGCCGCCACGCCGTCCTCTCCCTACCCAGGGTCAAGTGGAGCGTGCTGTCCCAGGGGCACGAGACTGAGATCCTGGTGGCCCGAGGGGACAGGGTGAAGGTCAGCGAGGCCTACAAGGACCGAGCCTCCCTGCTCCATTACGCTTCCTCCCCAGCCGACCTCACCCTGAGGCTGGATGGCCTGCAGTACAACGACTCTGGCTTCTACCGCTGTGAGGTGCAGCAGGGCCTGGAGGATGCCGATGGTGTGGCTCAAGTCAAGGTGAAAG GGGTGGTGTTCCACTACCGTGATGCTTCCAGTCGCTATGCCTTTACCTTTGCGCAGGCCCGGGACGCCTGTGAGGAGATCGGGGCTCACATCGCCACCCCAGAGCAGCTCTTGGCAGCCTACCACAGTGGCTATGAGCAGTGTGATGCGGGCTGGCTCTCAGACCACTCAGTGAG ATATCCTATCCAGATGCCACGAGAGGGATGTTTTGGAGACATGGACGGGCATCCTGGAGTGAGGAACTATGGGCTGCTGGAACCTGATGAGCTGTACGATGTATACTGTTATGTGGAGAACATAGAGG GGGAAGTGTTCCATGGATCTGCCCCCCGAAGTTTCACCCTGTGGGAAGCTAAGGCCTATTGTCTGGCTCAGGGAGCGGAGCTGGCTACCACAGGTCAGCTGTATGCAGCCTGGAATGACGGACTGAACGCCTGCAGCCCGGGGTGGTTGGCTGATGGGAGTGTACGCTACCCCATTGTCACTCCCAGGGAGCGTTGTGGTGGAGGGGAGGCTGGGGTCAGGACTGTCTATCGCCATTTGAACCAGACAGGCTTTCCAGAGGCACACACTCGCCACGACACTTACTGCTTCCGAG GCAACAGCAACACTCACACCGAATCTCCCCATGATTACCTGGCAACAGAGCCAGAGGACATCGGCCAGGACATTGTGACGCTGTTTGAGCCTCTGGAGGAATTCAGTCAGGTGACGGAGCAGGTGGTGAGCGAAGAAGCTCAGGGCTCCCTGACTACCCTCCCTATTCCAGAGGAGCAGCACCCATCAGAGCATATAGAGGAGCAGGGGGCTGTCCCTGGAGAGCAGTACCCAGAGCAGGGGGCTGTCCCTGGGGAGCAGTACCCAGAGCAGGGGGCTGTCCCTGGGGAGCAGTACCCAGAGCAGAGGGCTGTCCCTGGGGAGCAGTACCCAGAGCAGGGGGCTGTCCCTGGAGAGCAGTACCCAGAGCAGGTGGCTGTCCCTGGGGAGCACGGAGAAGAACAGGGGGTTGTTCCTGGAGAAcacggagaggagcagggggCTGTTACTGAGGAGGCATACATCAAGGAGGACggagaggaacaggaggctgTGCCTGGGCagcacagagaggaacagagggttgATCATGGGGAGCAGTACCCAGACCAGCCTGGAGAGGAGCAGGGGGCTGTCGATGGCCCGGGCCCTACTGTTGTCTATCACGAGGAGCTACCCTTTCCGGTTGAACCCCAAGACCCATTCACCCCCACATCCTTCCCCCAAGACCTGGAGCCCACAGAGGACACCTGGCAGCCGGTGAAAGAGGTCAGCAACCCAGAATCATATCAGCCTGCCCCTGAGGAGGCAAACTTAGATTCAAACTACCCAGTCACACCCTATGATGAGCTGAATGCAAACCCAACACTGTATCCACCTTCTCCCGAGACAAATTATGAATCAGGTGATCTTACAACTGCTCATAAAGACATTGGTAGCCCCGATCCCTACCAGCCCTCGTTAGAGTCAAACATGGAATCAGGAGAGCCCTCTATAGAGGGTGTACCAGGGACTGCTCTGGAGGCCCCCGTGCCCACCAGAGCATATGAGGAGGTGGACGGGTCCAATGATCCACATCCCATGCCTGGCACAACCCCTGAGAGTGGTAAGCCAACAGAGTCTCAGTATGGTATTTCAGAGGAAAGCCATATGCAAACAGAGATCACCCAGGAGACCGAACACTACACTTTTACCTCTGAGACCGCAGGCTCCAATGTATCAGGAGTTGAAGCCACTACTAGGTATGACAGCTCTCCAGAGGAGCAACTGGAAAGTGGGCTGCCCACACCTCCTGAGGAGGACCACTCCGGAGATGAGCATGCCATCCAGGTGGAGCATGTCATGGACACGGTCTACCCAAGCACCTCTTACGACCTCTCAGGAGGGTCTATCAGGCCTGAGGGAGCCATCGCTGGGGATGTCGAGGATACATCTGTATCTTCCACTTCACCTCACGAGGAAATGGAGCTCTTCCCTGACCAGTCCACCACTCAGCCTCCATACTGGGAGAACACACCTGAATACCGCCGAACCAACTCTGTGGACCACAGTGCCAGTGTCCTTCTCCCTGAGGAGCATACCACATCACTGGACTCATTGGTCATCCAGACAGGGGAGAACAGTGGCTCTGCTACTGCTGAGTCAGAAAACCTGGCTACCCTAAGCCCAGTGGAGATGGACCCCTATGTACTGATCCCTACCTCTGAATATG CTTATGACCCCACTCAGGAGCAGTCTGGTGTCACGTCACCCGACTCCTCTACCCTAGATGACCATGTGGAGCAAGAAGCAGGAGGCACAGTGGACTCATTACCAGAAGTTTCCATGGGTTCCACTGACCAGGATGAGCACACTGACCTGGGTTCAGTTCCAACTGACAAAGTCCTTAGAGTTATTTATGACACTGACTCTAGTGAAGCCTCTGGGGTCCATGAGGGAATGCTTGACGTTACCCTTTTGACATCCCCCATACCTATAACCTATTCCCCCCCGACCCAGCGTTCCGTGGAAGCAGAGGCCAGCTCCCCAGGTGACTTCATAACCTTCATCCCAGAATCCAGCGTTCCATCTGGGTTTGATCCCCTGGAGGAAGGGCTGGATAAggtggagcgagaggggttggggGAAATCCCAGAAGTAGTCGAAACTACTACCCCAGAGACAGCTTCTGGTGTGGAGGGGAGTAGAGATGAGGAGAATGGTCAGGAGgtgagtggagaagaggagagtggtCAGGAGGCGAGGGGAGACAAGGAGAGTGGTCAGGAGGTGAATGGAGATGATAAGAGTGGTCAGGAGGCGAGTGGAGACGAGAAGAGTGGTCAGGAGGCGAGTGGAGACGAGGAGAGTGGTCAGGAGGCGAGTGGAGACGAGGAGAGTGGTCAGGAGGCGAGTGGAGACGAGGAGAGTGGTCAGGAGGCGAGTGGAGGCAAGGAGAGTGGTCTGAAGGTGAGTGGAGATGAGGACAGTGACCAAGAGGTGAGTGGCCAAGAGGGAGTGGAGTCCGGCTTAGGATCAGGATCAGACGAGGAGCACTCTGAATCTGATGAATCTGGAGAAGTCTCAGGGATCCTTGAACCAGAAGTCCCATACATGAATGAAACTGTCACTCCCATCAATGGCACAACTGTCAATAGCACAGATGAAAGCGAGCCTGAGTCGAGCACAGATGCGCCCTCTACTGATATGGAGATCACGCTGCTCTCTGACTTGTCCCAGacccccctgtcctcccccacCGTACCCCAGGAGTCCCGGGCCGATGCAAATCTGGAGTACAGTGGGGAGACCTCAGTCACTGAGGACCCTGACTCCATCACTCCACTCACTGAGGAGCCCGAGGAGACCCCCAGCCCGACGCCCACCACAGAGGACTACGATGACCAGACTACGACGGCAGCACCCCTATATCCAGAGGACGTTGATGAGGAGAAACTGATTACCACTCCTACTACTCCAAGATTTGGGAACATTTCAG ATGCCTGCCTAGAGAATCCTTGTTCCAACGGGGGAACATGTGTCGACAGTGGGTCTTCAACCAAGTGCCTTTGCTTGCCCACCTATGGAGGAGACATGTGCCAGACAG ACCTGGAGGTGTGTGAGCCGGGTTGGGAAAAGTTCATGGGCTTCTGTTACCGACATTTCACCAAGCGTCAGGGCTGGGAGGTGGCAGAGCAGCACTGTCGTATGTGTGGCGGTCACCTGATCTCGGTCATGACCCCTGAGGAACAGGACTACATTAATG aAATGTACAGAGAGTACCAGTGGACGGGACTGAATGACAGGACCATAGAGGGAGACTTCCGCTGGTCTGACGGGAATCCTCTG TTGTATGAGAACTGGTACCGGAGCCAGCCTGACAGTTACTTCCTGTCTGGAGAGGACTGTGTGGTGATGGTATGGCATGACGGGGGGCGCTGGAGCGATGTGCCCTGTAACTACCACCTCTCCTACACCTGCAAGAAGGGCACCT CTTTCTGTGGCCAGCCCCCCGTCATTGCCAACGCCAAGGTGTTTGGTAAGTCGCGTCTGCGCTACGAGACCAACTCCAAGGTGCGCTACTACTGTGAAGAAGGATTCCTCCAGACACAGAACCCCGTCATTAAGTGCCTATCCAACGGCCAATGGGAGGAGGCTCTGATCACCTGTCACCCTG CCCTGACCAACTTAGCAGAGGAAGAGCAGAAGGTCACGATGCCACCCTATCAGAACGagggggtggaggtggtggacACAGCCACGGAGAAAGCCACTTCAGAGTTCTGGGACATCAAGTGGAACTAA
- the LOC139573705 gene encoding brevican core protein-like isoform X1, producing MPGRRLEMLLSLLLCVICPLVLPSSSTPSQASDDSRLLQVTIPTTPPLSAVLGGSLTLPCLVSLSHPPPNTNGRHAVLSLPRVKWSVLSQGHETEILVARGDRVKVSEAYKDRASLLHYASSPADLTLRLDGLQYNDSGFYRCEVQQGLEDADGVAQVKVKGVVFHYRDASSRYAFTFAQARDACEEIGAHIATPEQLLAAYHSGYEQCDAGWLSDHSVSIDTLLHRYPIQMPREGCFGDMDGHPGVRNYGLLEPDELYDVYCYVENIEGEVFHGSAPRSFTLWEAKAYCLAQGAELATTGQLYAAWNDGLNACSPGWLADGSVRYPIVTPRERCGGGEAGVRTVYRHLNQTGFPEAHTRHDTYCFRGNSNTHTESPHDYLATEPEDIGQDIVTLFEPLEEFSQVTEQVVSEEAQGSLTTLPIPEEQHPSEHIEEQGAVPGEQYPEQGAVPGEQYPEQGAVPGEQYPEQRAVPGEQYPEQGAVPGEQYPEQVAVPGEHGEEQGVVPGEHGEEQGAVTEEAYIKEDGEEQEAVPGQHREEQRVDHGEQYPDQPGEEQGAVDGPGPTVVYHEELPFPVEPQDPFTPTSFPQDLEPTEDTWQPVKEVSNPESYQPAPEEANLDSNYPVTPYDELNANPTLYPPSPETNYESGDLTTAHKDIGSPDPYQPSLESNMESGEPSIEGVPGTALEAPVPTRAYEEVDGSNDPHPMPGTTPESGKPTESQYGISEESHMQTEITQETEHYTFTSETAGSNVSGVEATTRYDSSPEEQLESGLPTPPEEDHSGDEHAIQVEHVMDTVYPSTSYDLSGGSIRPEGAIAGDVEDTSVSSTSPHEEMELFPDQSTTQPPYWENTPEYRRTNSVDHSASVLLPEEHTTSLDSLVIQTGENSGSATAESENLATLSPVEMDPYVLIPTSEYAYDPTQEQSGVTSPDSSTLDDHVEQEAGGTVDSLPEVSMGSTDQDEHTDLGSVPTDKVLRVIYDTDSSEASGVHEGMLDVTLLTSPIPITYSPPTQRSVEAEASSPGDFITFIPESSVPSGFDPLEEGLDKVEREGLGEIPEVVETTTPETASGVEGSRDEENGQEVSGEEESGQEARGDKESGQEVNGDDKSGQEASGDEKSGQEASGDEESGQEASGDEESGQEASGDEESGQEASGGKESGLKVSGDEDSDQEVSGQEGVESGLGSGSDEEHSESDESGEVSGILEPEVPYMNETVTPINGTTVNSTDESEPESSTDAPSTDMEITLLSDLSQTPLSSPTVPQESRADANLEYSGETSVTEDPDSITPLTEEPEETPSPTPTTEDYDDQTTTAAPLYPEDVDEEKLITTPTTPRFGNISDACLENPCSNGGTCVDSGSSTKCLCLPTYGGDMCQTDLEVCEPGWEKFMGFCYRHFTKRQGWEVAEQHCRMCGGHLISVMTPEEQDYINEMYREYQWTGLNDRTIEGDFRWSDGNPLLYENWYRSQPDSYFLSGEDCVVMVWHDGGRWSDVPCNYHLSYTCKKGTSFCGQPPVIANAKVFGKSRLRYETNSKVRYYCEEGFLQTQNPVIKCLSNGQWEEALITCHPALTNLAEEEQKVTMPPYQNEGVEVVDTATEKATSEFWDIKWN from the exons ATGACTCCAGACTCCTACAGGTGACCATCCCTACGACCCCTCCCTTATCTGCCGTCTTGGGGGGCTCTCTTACCCTACCTTGCCTGGTGTCTCTGTCCCACCCGCCCCCCAACACGAATGGCCGCCACGCCGTCCTCTCCCTACCCAGGGTCAAGTGGAGCGTGCTGTCCCAGGGGCACGAGACTGAGATCCTGGTGGCCCGAGGGGACAGGGTGAAGGTCAGCGAGGCCTACAAGGACCGAGCCTCCCTGCTCCATTACGCTTCCTCCCCAGCCGACCTCACCCTGAGGCTGGATGGCCTGCAGTACAACGACTCTGGCTTCTACCGCTGTGAGGTGCAGCAGGGCCTGGAGGATGCCGATGGTGTGGCTCAAGTCAAGGTGAAAG GGGTGGTGTTCCACTACCGTGATGCTTCCAGTCGCTATGCCTTTACCTTTGCGCAGGCCCGGGACGCCTGTGAGGAGATCGGGGCTCACATCGCCACCCCAGAGCAGCTCTTGGCAGCCTACCACAGTGGCTATGAGCAGTGTGATGCGGGCTGGCTCTCAGACCACTCAGTGAG TATCGACACTCTTCTCCACAGATATCCTATCCAGATGCCACGAGAGGGATGTTTTGGAGACATGGACGGGCATCCTGGAGTGAGGAACTATGGGCTGCTGGAACCTGATGAGCTGTACGATGTATACTGTTATGTGGAGAACATAGAGG GGGAAGTGTTCCATGGATCTGCCCCCCGAAGTTTCACCCTGTGGGAAGCTAAGGCCTATTGTCTGGCTCAGGGAGCGGAGCTGGCTACCACAGGTCAGCTGTATGCAGCCTGGAATGACGGACTGAACGCCTGCAGCCCGGGGTGGTTGGCTGATGGGAGTGTACGCTACCCCATTGTCACTCCCAGGGAGCGTTGTGGTGGAGGGGAGGCTGGGGTCAGGACTGTCTATCGCCATTTGAACCAGACAGGCTTTCCAGAGGCACACACTCGCCACGACACTTACTGCTTCCGAG GCAACAGCAACACTCACACCGAATCTCCCCATGATTACCTGGCAACAGAGCCAGAGGACATCGGCCAGGACATTGTGACGCTGTTTGAGCCTCTGGAGGAATTCAGTCAGGTGACGGAGCAGGTGGTGAGCGAAGAAGCTCAGGGCTCCCTGACTACCCTCCCTATTCCAGAGGAGCAGCACCCATCAGAGCATATAGAGGAGCAGGGGGCTGTCCCTGGAGAGCAGTACCCAGAGCAGGGGGCTGTCCCTGGGGAGCAGTACCCAGAGCAGGGGGCTGTCCCTGGGGAGCAGTACCCAGAGCAGAGGGCTGTCCCTGGGGAGCAGTACCCAGAGCAGGGGGCTGTCCCTGGAGAGCAGTACCCAGAGCAGGTGGCTGTCCCTGGGGAGCACGGAGAAGAACAGGGGGTTGTTCCTGGAGAAcacggagaggagcagggggCTGTTACTGAGGAGGCATACATCAAGGAGGACggagaggaacaggaggctgTGCCTGGGCagcacagagaggaacagagggttgATCATGGGGAGCAGTACCCAGACCAGCCTGGAGAGGAGCAGGGGGCTGTCGATGGCCCGGGCCCTACTGTTGTCTATCACGAGGAGCTACCCTTTCCGGTTGAACCCCAAGACCCATTCACCCCCACATCCTTCCCCCAAGACCTGGAGCCCACAGAGGACACCTGGCAGCCGGTGAAAGAGGTCAGCAACCCAGAATCATATCAGCCTGCCCCTGAGGAGGCAAACTTAGATTCAAACTACCCAGTCACACCCTATGATGAGCTGAATGCAAACCCAACACTGTATCCACCTTCTCCCGAGACAAATTATGAATCAGGTGATCTTACAACTGCTCATAAAGACATTGGTAGCCCCGATCCCTACCAGCCCTCGTTAGAGTCAAACATGGAATCAGGAGAGCCCTCTATAGAGGGTGTACCAGGGACTGCTCTGGAGGCCCCCGTGCCCACCAGAGCATATGAGGAGGTGGACGGGTCCAATGATCCACATCCCATGCCTGGCACAACCCCTGAGAGTGGTAAGCCAACAGAGTCTCAGTATGGTATTTCAGAGGAAAGCCATATGCAAACAGAGATCACCCAGGAGACCGAACACTACACTTTTACCTCTGAGACCGCAGGCTCCAATGTATCAGGAGTTGAAGCCACTACTAGGTATGACAGCTCTCCAGAGGAGCAACTGGAAAGTGGGCTGCCCACACCTCCTGAGGAGGACCACTCCGGAGATGAGCATGCCATCCAGGTGGAGCATGTCATGGACACGGTCTACCCAAGCACCTCTTACGACCTCTCAGGAGGGTCTATCAGGCCTGAGGGAGCCATCGCTGGGGATGTCGAGGATACATCTGTATCTTCCACTTCACCTCACGAGGAAATGGAGCTCTTCCCTGACCAGTCCACCACTCAGCCTCCATACTGGGAGAACACACCTGAATACCGCCGAACCAACTCTGTGGACCACAGTGCCAGTGTCCTTCTCCCTGAGGAGCATACCACATCACTGGACTCATTGGTCATCCAGACAGGGGAGAACAGTGGCTCTGCTACTGCTGAGTCAGAAAACCTGGCTACCCTAAGCCCAGTGGAGATGGACCCCTATGTACTGATCCCTACCTCTGAATATG CTTATGACCCCACTCAGGAGCAGTCTGGTGTCACGTCACCCGACTCCTCTACCCTAGATGACCATGTGGAGCAAGAAGCAGGAGGCACAGTGGACTCATTACCAGAAGTTTCCATGGGTTCCACTGACCAGGATGAGCACACTGACCTGGGTTCAGTTCCAACTGACAAAGTCCTTAGAGTTATTTATGACACTGACTCTAGTGAAGCCTCTGGGGTCCATGAGGGAATGCTTGACGTTACCCTTTTGACATCCCCCATACCTATAACCTATTCCCCCCCGACCCAGCGTTCCGTGGAAGCAGAGGCCAGCTCCCCAGGTGACTTCATAACCTTCATCCCAGAATCCAGCGTTCCATCTGGGTTTGATCCCCTGGAGGAAGGGCTGGATAAggtggagcgagaggggttggggGAAATCCCAGAAGTAGTCGAAACTACTACCCCAGAGACAGCTTCTGGTGTGGAGGGGAGTAGAGATGAGGAGAATGGTCAGGAGgtgagtggagaagaggagagtggtCAGGAGGCGAGGGGAGACAAGGAGAGTGGTCAGGAGGTGAATGGAGATGATAAGAGTGGTCAGGAGGCGAGTGGAGACGAGAAGAGTGGTCAGGAGGCGAGTGGAGACGAGGAGAGTGGTCAGGAGGCGAGTGGAGACGAGGAGAGTGGTCAGGAGGCGAGTGGAGACGAGGAGAGTGGTCAGGAGGCGAGTGGAGGCAAGGAGAGTGGTCTGAAGGTGAGTGGAGATGAGGACAGTGACCAAGAGGTGAGTGGCCAAGAGGGAGTGGAGTCCGGCTTAGGATCAGGATCAGACGAGGAGCACTCTGAATCTGATGAATCTGGAGAAGTCTCAGGGATCCTTGAACCAGAAGTCCCATACATGAATGAAACTGTCACTCCCATCAATGGCACAACTGTCAATAGCACAGATGAAAGCGAGCCTGAGTCGAGCACAGATGCGCCCTCTACTGATATGGAGATCACGCTGCTCTCTGACTTGTCCCAGacccccctgtcctcccccacCGTACCCCAGGAGTCCCGGGCCGATGCAAATCTGGAGTACAGTGGGGAGACCTCAGTCACTGAGGACCCTGACTCCATCACTCCACTCACTGAGGAGCCCGAGGAGACCCCCAGCCCGACGCCCACCACAGAGGACTACGATGACCAGACTACGACGGCAGCACCCCTATATCCAGAGGACGTTGATGAGGAGAAACTGATTACCACTCCTACTACTCCAAGATTTGGGAACATTTCAG ATGCCTGCCTAGAGAATCCTTGTTCCAACGGGGGAACATGTGTCGACAGTGGGTCTTCAACCAAGTGCCTTTGCTTGCCCACCTATGGAGGAGACATGTGCCAGACAG ACCTGGAGGTGTGTGAGCCGGGTTGGGAAAAGTTCATGGGCTTCTGTTACCGACATTTCACCAAGCGTCAGGGCTGGGAGGTGGCAGAGCAGCACTGTCGTATGTGTGGCGGTCACCTGATCTCGGTCATGACCCCTGAGGAACAGGACTACATTAATG aAATGTACAGAGAGTACCAGTGGACGGGACTGAATGACAGGACCATAGAGGGAGACTTCCGCTGGTCTGACGGGAATCCTCTG TTGTATGAGAACTGGTACCGGAGCCAGCCTGACAGTTACTTCCTGTCTGGAGAGGACTGTGTGGTGATGGTATGGCATGACGGGGGGCGCTGGAGCGATGTGCCCTGTAACTACCACCTCTCCTACACCTGCAAGAAGGGCACCT CTTTCTGTGGCCAGCCCCCCGTCATTGCCAACGCCAAGGTGTTTGGTAAGTCGCGTCTGCGCTACGAGACCAACTCCAAGGTGCGCTACTACTGTGAAGAAGGATTCCTCCAGACACAGAACCCCGTCATTAAGTGCCTATCCAACGGCCAATGGGAGGAGGCTCTGATCACCTGTCACCCTG CCCTGACCAACTTAGCAGAGGAAGAGCAGAAGGTCACGATGCCACCCTATCAGAACGagggggtggaggtggtggacACAGCCACGGAGAAAGCCACTTCAGAGTTCTGGGACATCAAGTGGAACTAA